The DNA sequence GAGCAAAGGGCAAGAAGTCATCCTTCCTTCCATGTGCCTCAGTGCTGCTCCTCTAACAAGAGGACCAGTATAGCAATTCCTGCAAACAAGTACAACACCAGAAATGTTCTTCCAGAGGTTGGAAAGGCCTGCAGGAACAGAGAGGAATGCGTGGAAATTCTGTGCACCTTCCGTGAACACGTCATTTGATACATCAGCCCACATCTGATGGGTTTCAACCTCCAGCATCTCATTTAAGAATGGCAGTTACTTCTATGTACCCTATTGCCTCTTCTATGTTTCTCCCCATTTCAGTGTGCTACTTAAGTAGCAACAATATTTATCCTATTCTGTACTTTTTGATGGGGCAGCCTGTGCACATCTTAGCATGATTGCAGCTGACACCCAAAGAGGTCTTATTTTGTAAAGATCTTTCTCCAGTAAGTCCTTAACTCTGGACTGATGACCAAGCTTGCCTTTTCAAACAACATGCATACTCACCCTTTAACCTAATGGTAAGAGCATGCAGAGAGACCTCAGCTTAACAGAAACAGACAACTATTTAGGGGACCAGAATTttatcaaaccagaagacacacaCAGAGTAACCTAGTGAAAAACAATTATATTGTCATCAGTATAGGCGTTGGGGTTTCCCCATGGTGCTCTTGATGTACAAGGCCCGCACGTTTTGCCAATTTTTCTTCAGCAGTGATACCAGGAAGTTGATGGCCAGGTGAATGTTGTACACTAATTCATCTTCAGTCATCTTCACATGACCAACTGCCACAGCCAGGCATAACACCTGGAGGAACACAGAAAAACATTCACTGGTGTTTACATGTATAATTAAAGATGTTATttatataccctgcttttcactccAGTGGAGATCCAAAAACACTAAAAacattgttctttccttattttaaattcacaaccctgtgaagtaggttaggctgagagtgactggctcaaggctggggaaaaggaagaaaaaaagaacatatGGAACCGTAAAGCATGAGCCAATTCACTGATTATCCCATCGTACCCAGAGTAGCATACATGATGAAAAACTGACTACACTGCTCAGAGCTGGCATGGCATttattgtgggggggagggattgccaGGGTAAAAATCTTGCTTTTAATGATGTACGTGGACCATGATTAATATAACTTGTAGCACAATTGAAAAGATGCTAACCAGAAGTGAATGGCTCTAAGGCTCAGCAAACTGGACTCTAAAGAATGATTCGGCCTGTTTTCAGAGATGAAGCTGACTAGCTATGGTTATGTAACAGGAACATCTGGCTGAAACTTCCACTGAGACAGCCACTCACAATTCTATGTAATGTGGCTCTTGATGATTCCCTGATGCTAGGAAACAAGTTTACTTGTTTAAACAGAAGGAGATGCTCCCAAGACAGATACTTTGACACATGCAATACAGCACATCTCTCTGCCAAGATATACTCAGTTTTGTGAACTGTATCTGGGCAGTTCAATTTAGAAACTAATTCACTATGCTTTACACTCCTCAGTGCCTTCTGAAGGCAGGGGAGAGGAGTCAAATCTATCTCTGGTCCTTACAGTTAATGGACTGGTGTTTGTAGGCTGCTTGGCTTGGATCCTACAGAGTGggtaagcatgtagttctttcTCAGCAACAATCTTCCCAGTGAAGCCGAGGCCTCCAGAATACAAATGCTGTAAGTTGCAAGATTTGCATGGACAAAAAAAGCCATACAGTTCTCTGTGATGAAGTGACAACAGGAAACCAGGAGAAAATCACTTTGCCTGTCACCAGAAATCCCATAGATACAAATGCAGTTCCTTCTTTTCAGTGCAGGGACCCTACCATCAGAAGTTGGGTATTTTAGGATATTGTGGAGGGGTTTTTTACCTTCTTCATTTGAAACTTGATAGTGGACTTGACTTCATCGGCCTTGGCCACCATGTTCTCGTTGTGGGTGAGAAGAGAGGGGAATTTGCCAGCTTTGTTCAGCCCTGGGCCCAGGATTCGAGGAATCTGCTTGATCAGGGACTCAGAAGCCAGGAAAGCATCATATTTCttggctgttgtttttttttaaagagaaattgATACGTTTCTTCAATCCAGGATCACCTCAGGGTTTGAAAAAACACTGCTAATGCCTTCTGAAGCCACTAGCAATTAAGGGAAACGAAGACTAACTGATAAAGGTGTTTACATGAAAGTGAATCCTGTCTTAAATTAGCTGTTTGGAATCAATCACATTCATGCAGCTTCTGGCTGTATGAAAGCTAACATCAGAACCAGACCatatgagccctgctggatcagaccatttagtccagcattctgtctcacatggTGTCCACCTGTtgctctggaggtccaacaacagaccacaggctgaggccctcccctgatgttgtcttctGGTGTTTATATTTAGAGGTGTACTGCCTCagggatgtggaggttcccttttgtcaccatggctagtagccactaaagGACC is a window from the Heteronotia binoei isolate CCM8104 ecotype False Entrance Well chromosome 2, APGP_CSIRO_Hbin_v1, whole genome shotgun sequence genome containing:
- the LOC132566478 gene encoding large ribosomal subunit protein uL1-like, with product MSFCSSKVSRDTLYEAVKEVLQGSQAKPRKFLESVELQISLKNYDPQKDKRFSGTVRLKSAPRPKFSICVLGDQQHCDEAKAVDIPHMDIEALKKLNKNKKLVKKLAKKYDAFLASESLIKQIPRILGPGLNKAGKFPSLLTHNENMVAKADEVKSTIKFQMKKVLCLAVAVGHVKMTEDELVYNIHLAINFLVSLLKKNWQNVRALYIKSTMGKPQRLY